One region of Polaribacter pectinis genomic DNA includes:
- the msrB gene encoding peptide-methionine (R)-S-oxide reductase MsrB, which yields MKKIISFLILAVIVSCSSKAQTSSKDKKTYKVVKTDAEWKKQLTDKQYYVLREAGTERAFTSPLNKNYKYGTYVCAACKTALYKSEHKFDSGTGWPSFDRAIKGNVELDVDYKIGYARTELKCNTCGGHLGHSFDDGPEETTGKRHCINGIALEFIPEK from the coding sequence ATGAAAAAAATAATCTCATTTCTAATATTAGCAGTAATAGTAAGTTGTTCTAGTAAAGCACAAACTTCTTCTAAAGATAAGAAAACATATAAAGTTGTAAAAACGGATGCTGAATGGAAAAAACAGTTAACGGATAAACAATATTACGTTTTACGCGAAGCTGGTACAGAAAGAGCTTTTACGAGTCCGTTAAATAAAAATTATAAATATGGAACTTATGTTTGTGCCGCTTGTAAAACAGCTTTGTATAAATCTGAACATAAATTTGATTCTGGTACAGGTTGGCCATCTTTTGATAGAGCCATAAAAGGAAATGTAGAATTAGATGTAGACTATAAAATTGGTTACGCAAGAACTGAATTAAAATGTAATACTTGTGGTGGACATTTAGGGCATTCTTTTGATGATGGTCCAGAAGAAACAACAGGTAAAAGACATTGTATAAATGGAATTGCTTTAGAATTTATTCCTGAAAAATAA
- a CDS encoding CDP-alcohol phosphatidyltransferase family protein produces MSKLPKKHQFIDLSDYGRPIARIIANSLKSTSFTPVDVTIAFVISGLIGVYCIVSTYYWAAAFFLIFKSILDAADGELARIKETPSYTGRFLDSVSDIILNFIIFMTLWYVTEVSIWWTLLAFFGIQLQGTLYNYYYVILRNRFEGDTTSRIFEDSTPIALPGEKQKNVTILYFIYKALYGIFDEIIYALDKNAPKGKPFPNWLMSLVSTFGLGFQLLIISVLLVFNLKEFIIPFFIGYSILIFVFILIRKVFY; encoded by the coding sequence ATGTCTAAATTACCAAAAAAACATCAATTTATAGATTTGTCCGATTATGGAAGACCAATTGCAAGAATCATTGCAAATTCCTTAAAATCAACTTCATTTACACCAGTAGATGTAACCATTGCATTTGTTATCTCTGGTTTAATAGGTGTTTATTGTATTGTTTCAACATATTATTGGGCAGCAGCTTTTTTCTTAATTTTTAAATCAATTTTAGATGCTGCAGATGGCGAACTTGCCAGAATTAAAGAAACTCCTTCTTATACAGGTCGTTTTTTAGATTCAGTATCAGATATTATTCTGAATTTCATCATTTTCATGACACTTTGGTATGTAACAGAAGTTAGTATTTGGTGGACTTTATTAGCTTTTTTCGGAATTCAATTACAAGGAACTTTATACAATTATTACTACGTAATTTTAAGAAATAGATTCGAAGGCGATACTACAAGTAGAATTTTTGAAGACTCTACTCCTATTGCTTTGCCTGGAGAAAAGCAAAAAAATGTTACAATACTGTACTTTATTTACAAAGCTTTATATGGCATTTTTGATGAAATAATTTATGCTTTAGATAAAAATGCTCCCAAAGGAAAACCTTTTCCTAATTGGTTAATGTCTTTAGTTTCTACTTTTGGTTTGGGGTTTCAATTACTAATAATAAGTGTATTGTTAGTTTTCAATTTAAAAGAATTTATCATTCCTTTTTTTATAGGGTATTCAATATTGATTTTCGTTTTTATATTGATTCGTAAAGTTTTTTATTAA
- the ffh gene encoding signal recognition particle protein, whose translation MFSNLSDKLDKALHTLKGHGRITEVNVAETLKEVRRALLDADVNFKIAKEFTKKVQTEALGQDVLTTLNPGQLMVKLVKDQLTELMGGETVGVNLGGSPTVILMSGLQGSGKTTFSGKLANFLKTKKAKQVLLVGCDVYRPAAINQLQVVGEQIGVEVYAEVGNNNPVEISKNAIKHAKANGKNVVIIDTAGRLAVDEEMMNEISNIHKAIQPQETLFVVDSMTGQDAVNTAKAFNDILNFDGVVLTKLDGDTRGGAALSIKSVVDKPIKFIGTGEKMDAIDIFHPDRMADRILGMGDVISLVERAQDQYDEEEARKLQKKIAKNQFGFDDFLSQIQQIKKMGSMKDLMGMIPGAGKAMKDVDIDDDAFKGIEAIIHSMTPSERSTPTSINASRKKRIAKGSGTSVNEVNQLMKQFNQMSKMMKMMQGGGGKKMMQMMKGMK comes from the coding sequence ATGTTTAGTAATTTAAGCGATAAGTTAGATAAAGCCTTACACACCTTAAAAGGGCATGGTAGAATAACAGAAGTAAACGTTGCAGAAACTTTAAAAGAAGTTAGAAGAGCGTTATTAGATGCCGATGTTAACTTTAAAATTGCCAAAGAATTTACCAAAAAAGTACAAACAGAAGCACTTGGTCAAGATGTTTTAACAACATTAAACCCAGGACAATTAATGGTAAAGTTAGTTAAAGATCAACTAACTGAATTAATGGGAGGTGAAACTGTAGGTGTAAATTTAGGTGGTTCGCCAACTGTAATTTTAATGTCTGGTTTACAAGGTTCTGGTAAAACTACTTTTTCTGGTAAATTAGCTAACTTCTTAAAAACAAAAAAAGCAAAACAAGTACTTTTGGTTGGTTGTGATGTCTATAGACCTGCTGCAATTAATCAATTACAAGTTGTTGGAGAACAAATTGGTGTTGAAGTATATGCAGAAGTTGGTAATAACAATCCTGTAGAAATTTCTAAAAATGCAATAAAACATGCCAAAGCTAATGGTAAAAATGTTGTAATTATAGATACTGCCGGACGTTTGGCTGTTGATGAAGAAATGATGAATGAAATTTCTAACATTCATAAAGCAATACAGCCACAAGAAACATTGTTTGTTGTAGATTCTATGACAGGGCAAGATGCTGTTAATACTGCAAAAGCTTTTAACGATATTTTAAATTTTGATGGAGTTGTTCTAACAAAATTAGATGGTGATACAAGAGGTGGTGCTGCACTTTCTATAAAATCTGTGGTTGATAAACCTATTAAGTTTATTGGTACAGGAGAAAAAATGGATGCTATTGATATTTTTCATCCAGATAGAATGGCAGACAGAATTCTTGGAATGGGAGATGTTATTTCTCTTGTTGAAAGAGCTCAAGACCAATATGACGAAGAAGAAGCTAGAAAATTACAGAAAAAGATTGCCAAAAATCAATTTGGTTTCGATGATTTCTTAAGTCAGATTCAGCAAATTAAAAAAATGGGAAGCATGAAAGACCTTATGGGCATGATTCCTGGAGCTGGAAAAGCAATGAAAGATGTTGATATTGATGATGATGCTTTTAAAGGAATTGAAGCAATAATTCATTCTATGACTCCATCTGAAAGAAGTACACCAACAAGTATAAACGCAAGTAGAAAAAAGAGAATTGCAAAAGGTTCTGGAACTTCTGTTAATGAAGTAAACCAGTTAATGAAGCAATTTAACCAAATGAGCAAGATGATGAAAATGATGCAAGGTGGTGGTGGCAAAAAGATGATGCAAATGATGAAAGGAATGAAATAA
- the folD gene encoding bifunctional methylenetetrahydrofolate dehydrogenase/methenyltetrahydrofolate cyclohydrolase FolD, producing MILLDGKKTAADIKEEIALEVRELKNNDKRTPHLAAIIVGNDGASITYVNAKVKACERVGFESTLIRLPEETTEEELLNEIAILNIDNDIDGFIVQLPLPKHIDEQKVLMAVDPEKDVDGFHPTNVGKMALNLPTFISATPFGILELLDRYNVETSGKHVVVLGRSHIVGSPMSILLSQKRKVGNATVAMCHSRTKNLKEFTLKADIIVAAIGIPEFVKADMVKDNVTIIDVGITRMADSSKKNGYRLVGDVAFNEVAEKSAFITPVPGGVGPMTIAMLLKNTLLACQRRN from the coding sequence ATGATTTTATTAGACGGAAAAAAAACAGCTGCGGATATTAAAGAAGAAATTGCTTTAGAAGTTAGAGAATTAAAAAATAACGATAAAAGAACACCACATTTAGCAGCAATAATAGTTGGTAATGATGGAGCAAGTATTACTTATGTAAATGCTAAAGTAAAAGCTTGTGAACGTGTTGGTTTTGAGTCTACATTAATAAGATTACCAGAAGAAACAACAGAAGAAGAATTATTAAATGAAATTGCCATTTTAAATATTGATAATGATATTGATGGTTTTATTGTACAACTTCCATTACCAAAACATATAGATGAGCAAAAAGTATTAATGGCTGTAGATCCAGAAAAAGATGTGGATGGATTTCATCCAACAAATGTTGGAAAAATGGCATTAAATTTACCTACATTTATTTCTGCAACGCCTTTTGGAATTTTAGAATTATTGGACAGATATAATGTTGAAACTTCAGGAAAACATGTTGTTGTTTTAGGTAGAAGTCATATTGTTGGTAGCCCAATGAGTATTTTATTATCTCAAAAAAGAAAGGTTGGTAACGCAACTGTTGCTATGTGCCACAGTAGAACTAAAAATTTAAAAGAATTTACTTTAAAAGCAGATATTATAGTTGCCGCAATTGGAATTCCAGAATTTGTAAAAGCAGATATGGTTAAAGATAATGTAACTATTATTGATGTTGGTATTACAAGAATGGCAGATTCTAGCAAGAAAAACGGATATAGATTAGTTGGAGATGTTGCTTTTAATGAAGTAGCAGAAAAATCTGCTTTTATCACTCCTGTTCCTGGTGGAGTTGGCCCTATGACAATTGCAATGCTACTAAAAAACACTCTTTTAGCTTGCCAAAGAAGAAACTAA
- a CDS encoding M48 family metallopeptidase — MKKIAFLLLTVFLFTECSKVPITGRSRVNFVSDAQVLPASFAQYSSFLQENKLSTNRTMTNQIKGVGKNISAAVDRFMRANNMVSEADSYRWEFNLVEDKTVNAWCMPGGKVVFYTGIMPICANEDGVAAVMGHEVAHAFAKHGQERMSHGQLQQIGGLAVALGTSGKNPQTQQIWNTAFGIGSGLGMLKFSRTHEQEADRLGLVFMIMAGYNGTEAAEVWVRMSEKSGGSSQPEILSTHPSNASRIQDLRNYLPTAKKYAQKFNTQGRTK, encoded by the coding sequence ATGAAAAAAATAGCCTTTTTGCTTTTAACAGTTTTTCTTTTCACAGAATGTAGTAAAGTGCCAATTACAGGTAGAAGTAGAGTTAATTTTGTAAGTGATGCACAAGTGTTACCTGCAAGTTTTGCTCAATACAGTAGTTTCTTACAAGAGAATAAATTATCTACAAACAGAACAATGACAAACCAAATTAAAGGGGTTGGAAAAAATATTTCTGCAGCTGTAGACCGTTTTATGCGAGCTAATAATATGGTTAGTGAAGCAGATTCTTACAGATGGGAATTTAATTTAGTAGAAGATAAAACAGTAAATGCTTGGTGTATGCCAGGAGGAAAAGTTGTTTTTTACACAGGTATTATGCCAATATGCGCAAATGAAGATGGTGTTGCAGCTGTTATGGGACATGAAGTTGCACATGCTTTTGCAAAACATGGTCAAGAAAGAATGTCTCATGGACAATTACAGCAAATAGGTGGTTTAGCCGTTGCATTGGGAACATCAGGAAAAAACCCACAAACACAACAAATATGGAATACTGCTTTTGGTATTGGTTCTGGTTTAGGGATGCTAAAATTTAGCAGAACACATGAACAAGAAGCAGATAGATTAGGTTTGGTTTTTATGATTATGGCAGGTTATAACGGAACTGAAGCAGCAGAAGTTTGGGTAAGAATGAGTGAGAAATCTGGAGGAAGTTCTCAACCAGAAATTTTAAGTACACACCCATCTAACGCATCAAGAATTCAAGATTTGCGTAATTATTTACCAACAGCAAAAAAGTATGCGCAAAAGTTTAATACACAAGGAAGGACTAAATAA
- a CDS encoding YitT family protein, with translation MDNKESANYLSEYFQILIGILLTSLGLKAFLLPNGFLDGGVTGIALLVRTQVDINMSYLLVLFSIPFLVLGFFTVSKRIVVKSIISILGVALLIHFENFQTITEDKLLISIFGGLLVGSGIGIAIRNGSVLDGSEILGIYLNDKFGISIGKIVLFFNIILFSITAFVVSVEVALYSILTYIIAAKVTDTVIEGFEDFIGVTIVSKKFNLIKIAILEELGTGLTVYKGSSGFGSKGKTEDFDIIHSIINRIDIKKMYRIVHKIDPEAFIVEFDVNSVKGGVLRHYIDKKKNKKLEKFKAKVSKNEH, from the coding sequence ATGGACAACAAAGAAAGTGCAAATTATTTATCTGAATATTTTCAAATATTAATAGGAATACTTTTAACAAGTTTAGGTTTAAAAGCATTTTTATTACCTAATGGATTTTTAGATGGTGGCGTAACAGGTATTGCACTTTTAGTTAGAACACAAGTAGATATAAATATGTCATACTTATTAGTTCTTTTTAGTATTCCATTTTTAGTGCTGGGTTTTTTTACCGTATCTAAAAGAATTGTTGTAAAATCTATTATCAGTATTTTAGGTGTTGCTTTATTAATACATTTTGAAAACTTTCAAACCATTACAGAAGATAAGTTATTAATATCCATATTTGGTGGATTGTTAGTTGGTTCTGGTATTGGTATTGCAATTAGAAATGGTTCTGTTTTAGATGGTTCAGAAATTTTAGGGATTTATTTAAACGATAAATTTGGAATAAGCATTGGAAAAATAGTGCTATTCTTTAATATTATTTTATTCAGTATTACCGCATTTGTAGTTTCTGTAGAAGTTGCGCTCTACTCTATTCTTACTTACATTATTGCGGCAAAAGTTACAGACACTGTTATAGAAGGTTTCGAAGATTTTATTGGTGTAACTATTGTATCTAAAAAATTTAACCTTATTAAAATTGCCATTTTAGAAGAATTAGGAACAGGTTTAACGGTTTACAAAGGTTCTTCTGGTTTTGGTAGCAAAGGTAAAACAGAAGATTTTGATATTATTCATTCCATAATAAACAGAATCGATATTAAAAAAATGTATAGAATAGTACATAAAATAGACCCTGAAGCTTTTATTGTAGAATTTGATGTAAACAGTGTAAAAGGAGGTGTTTTAAGACATTATATAGATAAAAAGAAAAACAAAAAATTAGAAAAATTTAAAGCTAAAGTTAGTAAAAATGAACATTAA
- a CDS encoding DinB family protein, which yields MDKEEIIGLLEEKHKVLFNWLENQPKDIWEKGPDGKWTTGQHIQHLVDSLQALNNALSYPRFFLKYKFGTCNRDTRSYEVVAKKYQNKLLENSDRARVFNQKLKKPTLKERERLLTRLQIQNKKLQYKTKKISDINLDTLLIPHPLMGKMTIREIIMWTAHHTEHHTETLALTYGEENYC from the coding sequence ATGGATAAAGAAGAAATTATTGGTTTACTAGAAGAAAAACATAAAGTATTATTTAATTGGTTAGAAAATCAGCCAAAAGATATTTGGGAAAAAGGTCCAGATGGAAAATGGACAACTGGTCAGCATATTCAGCATTTGGTAGATAGTTTACAAGCTTTAAATAATGCTTTGAGTTACCCAAGGTTTTTCTTAAAATATAAATTCGGTACTTGCAATCGAGATACTAGAAGTTATGAGGTTGTCGCTAAAAAATATCAAAATAAATTACTTGAAAACAGTGACAGAGCAAGAGTATTTAATCAAAAATTAAAAAAACCAACTTTAAAAGAAAGAGAAAGGTTATTGACACGTTTACAAATCCAAAATAAAAAACTACAATATAAAACTAAAAAAATAAGCGACATAAATTTGGATACTTTGCTAATTCCACATCCATTAATGGGTAAGATGACTATTAGAGAAATTATTATGTGGACTGCTCATCATACAGAACATCATACAGAAACATTAGCTTTAACTTATGGTGAAGAAAATTATTGCTAA
- a CDS encoding YfcC family protein: MKKLKFPSAQSVLLIIAALVALLTWLIPSGQYDRLSYSKEDNSFTRSSLEKTIKLPATQETLATLEVKIPLENFTSGAIYKPISIPGTYQKLESNPQGFKAFVLAPLKGIIQVADIIILVLFIGGLIAIVNYTGAFEAGITRLSKLLEGKEFTLIIIVTTLIALGGTTFGLAEETIAFYPILIPIFLAAKYDAIVALACIYIGSSIGTMASTINPFSTIIASNSAGVNWTTGINGRITMLALGLIICILYIIRYAQRVKKNPSKSIIFNQKNEIEKLFLYENSSATFEFTTKLKLVLLIFITSFMVMVYGVSNLDWWFLEMTAVFFVAAVLIGFISKINETVFVNTFIKGANELLSVAFIIGLARGVTILMEDGLISDTLLYYSSNLTEGMHKGIFINVMMYVYSGLSFFIPSSSGMAVLTMPVLSPLADGVGVGRELVVNAYLYGMGLFNFINPTGLILASLAIVKVSYDKWLKFVLPLVFILAALSMLVLTISAYL, translated from the coding sequence ATGAAGAAACTTAAATTTCCAAGCGCACAAAGTGTTTTGTTAATAATTGCCGCTTTAGTAGCTTTATTAACTTGGTTAATACCATCTGGACAATATGATAGATTGTCTTATAGTAAAGAAGACAATTCGTTTACTAGAAGTAGTTTAGAAAAAACCATAAAACTACCAGCAACACAAGAAACACTTGCCACGCTAGAAGTAAAAATACCGTTAGAAAATTTTACTTCTGGGGCAATTTATAAGCCTATTAGTATTCCTGGAACTTATCAAAAATTAGAATCAAATCCGCAAGGATTTAAGGCTTTTGTATTAGCTCCTTTAAAAGGAATTATTCAAGTTGCAGATATTATTATTTTAGTACTCTTTATTGGCGGTTTAATTGCTATTGTAAATTATACTGGAGCTTTTGAAGCCGGAATTACTAGGCTCTCAAAATTATTAGAAGGCAAAGAATTTACCTTAATTATTATTGTAACTACTTTAATTGCTTTAGGTGGAACTACTTTTGGTTTGGCCGAAGAAACAATTGCTTTCTATCCTATTTTAATTCCCATTTTTTTAGCCGCAAAATATGATGCTATTGTTGCCTTGGCTTGTATTTACATTGGTTCTTCCATAGGAACAATGGCATCAACCATAAATCCTTTTAGTACTATTATTGCTTCTAATTCTGCAGGAGTTAATTGGACAACTGGTATAAATGGGCGAATTACAATGTTGGCCTTGGGTTTAATTATCTGTATTTTATACATTATTAGATATGCGCAAAGAGTGAAGAAAAACCCATCTAAATCTATAATTTTTAATCAAAAAAATGAAATTGAAAAGTTATTCTTGTATGAAAACTCTTCAGCAACTTTTGAATTTACCACAAAACTAAAATTAGTATTACTAATTTTTATAACATCATTTATGGTGATGGTTTATGGAGTTAGTAATCTAGATTGGTGGTTTTTAGAAATGACTGCTGTATTTTTTGTAGCTGCTGTTTTAATTGGATTTATATCAAAAATTAACGAAACTGTTTTTGTAAATACTTTTATTAAAGGTGCTAACGAATTATTAAGTGTTGCTTTTATAATTGGACTTGCAAGAGGTGTTACTATTTTAATGGAAGATGGCTTAATTAGTGATACTTTACTATACTATTCTAGCAATTTAACTGAAGGAATGCATAAAGGAATTTTTATAAACGTAATGATGTATGTCTACAGTGGCTTATCATTTTTTATTCCTTCTTCTTCTGGAATGGCAGTTTTAACGATGCCTGTTTTATCTCCATTAGCAGATGGTGTTGGAGTTGGAAGAGAATTAGTTGTAAACGCATATTTATATGGTATGGGTTTATTCAATTTTATAAATCCAACTGGGTTAATTTTAGCTTCTTTGGCAATAGTAAAAGTAAGTTATGATAAATGGTTAAAGTTTGTTCTGCCTTTAGTCTTTATTCTTGCTGCATTATCTATGTTGGTTTTAACAATATCTGCTTATTTGTAA
- a CDS encoding MFS transporter, which produces MLKIGDKKLINAWAFYDWANSVYSLVISTAVFPLFYSAITDGKTVNFLWMKWDYPDTLYSYALSFSFLVVAFMSPILSAIADYTGNKLKFMKFFCWLGGLSVISMYFFEDISTAWVGIICTVLASIGFWSSIVFYNSYLPEVAHPEQQDAASAKGFIHGYIGSIILLLFSLGMILYPATFGFDLSIPDTILANGNEAEITAALESAKDAASLKAMRISFVMVGLWWIGFAQITFKKLPNNVHNRKPEKDYIWKGFKELKKVWYELKNYPTLRNFLIAFFLLSVGVQIIILLATIFGSSELGLGTINLIVTVLLIQVVAIFGAWFFSRLSSKVGNLKAIKITIFIWILVCFSAFLLEKDLPNVDLYFYALGGLLGLVLGAIQSLTRSTYSKLLPKTHDNATYFSFYDVTEKIAIVLGTFVFGFLIYLTDSMQWSVLSLALFFVASLIVLSRLKKTEHVR; this is translated from the coding sequence ATGTTAAAAATTGGTGATAAGAAATTAATAAATGCTTGGGCATTTTACGATTGGGCAAATTCCGTATATTCTTTAGTAATAAGTACTGCTGTTTTTCCTCTTTTTTACAGCGCAATTACAGATGGCAAAACTGTAAATTTTCTTTGGATGAAATGGGATTATCCAGATACTTTGTATAGCTATGCTTTGTCTTTTTCTTTTTTAGTAGTAGCATTTATGTCGCCTATATTATCTGCAATTGCAGATTACACAGGAAACAAATTAAAATTCATGAAATTCTTCTGTTGGTTAGGAGGTTTATCTGTCATTAGCATGTATTTCTTTGAAGATATTAGTACTGCTTGGGTTGGAATTATTTGTACTGTTTTAGCCAGTATTGGTTTTTGGTCTAGCATTGTTTTCTATAATTCATATCTACCTGAAGTTGCACATCCAGAACAGCAAGATGCTGCAAGTGCTAAAGGGTTTATTCATGGTTATATTGGCTCAATTATATTGTTGTTGTTTAGTTTGGGAATGATTTTATATCCCGCAACTTTTGGTTTCGATTTAAGTATTCCAGATACAATTTTAGCTAATGGAAACGAGGCAGAAATAACTGCAGCTTTAGAAAGTGCAAAAGATGCAGCTTCTTTAAAGGCAATGCGTATATCTTTTGTAATGGTAGGTCTTTGGTGGATTGGATTTGCTCAAATAACTTTTAAGAAATTACCAAATAATGTTCATAATAGAAAGCCAGAAAAAGATTATATATGGAAAGGTTTTAAAGAACTTAAAAAGGTTTGGTATGAGTTAAAGAATTACCCAACTTTAAGAAATTTCTTGATTGCGTTTTTCTTATTAAGTGTTGGTGTACAGATAATTATTTTGTTGGCTACTATTTTTGGTTCTTCAGAATTAGGATTAGGAACTATTAATTTAATTGTAACAGTTTTGTTGATTCAAGTTGTTGCTATTTTTGGTGCTTGGTTTTTTTCTAGATTATCTTCTAAAGTAGGAAACCTTAAAGCAATTAAAATAACTATATTTATTTGGATTCTAGTTTGTTTTAGCGCCTTTTTACTAGAAAAAGATTTACCAAATGTGGACTTATATTTTTACGCTTTGGGAGGTTTATTAGGTTTAGTTTTGGGTGCAATACAGTCTTTAACTAGATCTACTTATTCTAAATTATTGCCAAAAACACATGATAATGCAACTTATTTTAGTTTTTATGATGTTACTGAAAAAATAGCGATTGTTTTGGGGACTTTTGTATTTGGCTTCTTAATTTATTTAACAGATTCAATGCAATGGAGTGTACTTTCTTTAGCCTTATTTTTTGTTGCTTCTTTAATTGTTTTAAGCAGATTGAAAAAAACAGAACATGTTCGTTAA
- a CDS encoding AI-2E family transporter → MKATIAPRTIRQIFVLLLILFIAVLIFRELMPYLSGVLGAITIYVLLRRWMVLLVKKKWSPDLAAAFLMLLSFVCILLPVAGILIMLGNKIGDAVTNSEQVVEAFKSQMGIIEGKIGFDITSSIDVSEISTWITNNLQGFAGSTFNIFIAIGLMYFMLYYMLTNRSELRNSLYEYIPISEKNLKIIGTESQAMVRSNAIGIPLVAIAQGIIALIGFLIFGITDPFFWFVIVTVGSMIPFVGTLIGILPVFILTLSTGSEFSAWGILIYGLVVVGSTDNIIRLFVLKKLDNVHPLITLIGVIVGVPLFGFIGLIFGPLLISLFLVIVRIYKKEFGAKKDRKAVL, encoded by the coding sequence ATGAAAGCCACTATTGCTCCAAGAACTATAAGACAAATATTTGTTTTATTATTAATTCTTTTTATTGCTGTATTAATTTTTAGAGAGTTAATGCCATATTTATCTGGTGTTTTAGGCGCAATAACCATATATGTTCTTTTAAGAAGATGGATGGTTCTTTTAGTGAAAAAAAAATGGAGCCCAGATTTGGCAGCGGCTTTTTTAATGTTGCTTTCCTTTGTTTGTATATTATTACCTGTTGCAGGAATTCTTATTATGTTAGGTAACAAAATTGGAGATGCTGTAACAAATTCAGAACAAGTAGTAGAAGCTTTTAAAAGTCAAATGGGTATTATAGAAGGTAAAATTGGTTTCGATATTACGTCTAGCATAGATGTTTCTGAAATTTCTACTTGGATTACCAATAATTTACAAGGTTTTGCAGGAAGTACTTTCAATATTTTTATAGCAATTGGTTTAATGTACTTTATGTTATATTATATGTTAACAAATCGTTCTGAATTAAGAAATTCATTATACGAATACATACCAATTAGTGAAAAGAACCTAAAAATTATAGGAACAGAATCTCAAGCAATGGTTCGTTCTAATGCAATTGGTATTCCTTTAGTAGCTATTGCACAAGGAATAATTGCTTTGATAGGTTTTTTAATTTTTGGTATTACAGATCCTTTTTTCTGGTTTGTAATTGTAACAGTAGGTTCTATGATTCCGTTTGTAGGAACTTTAATAGGAATCTTACCAGTTTTTATCTTAACACTTTCTACAGGAAGCGAATTTTCTGCTTGGGGAATTTTAATTTATGGTTTGGTAGTTGTAGGTTCTACAGACAATATTATAAGATTATTTGTTCTAAAAAAATTAGATAATGTACATCCTTTAATAACGTTAATTGGAGTAATTGTAGGAGTTCCTTTATTTGGATTTATTGGGCTAATTTTTGGACCTCTATTAATAAGTTTGTTTTTGGTAATTGTAAGGATTTACAAAAAAGAATTCGGAGCAAAAAAAGACAGAAAAGCCGTTTTATAA